One part of the Glycine soja cultivar W05 chromosome 11, ASM419377v2, whole genome shotgun sequence genome encodes these proteins:
- the LOC114374511 gene encoding cyanogenic beta-glucosidase-like, translated as MAFKGYFLLGLVTLVLVKSSKVTCEEESVNTVSPIIDISLNRKSFPEGFIFGAGSSSYQFEGAAKEGGRGPSVWDTFTHNYPGKIMDRSNGDMAIDSYHNYKKDVGMMKDMNLDSYRFSISWSRILPKGKLSGGINQEGINYYNNLINELLANGIQPLVTLFHWDLPQALEDEYGGFLSPRIVKDFRDYAELCFREFGDRVKYWVTLNEPWSYSQNGYANGRMAPGRCSAWMNLNCTGGDSSTEPYLVTHHQLLAHAAAVRVYKTKYQASQNGVIGITLVANWFLPLRDTKSDQKATERAIDFMYGWFMDPLTSGDYPNSMRSLVRTRLPKFTAEQSKLLIGSFDFIGLNYYSTTYASDAPDLSEARPSYLTDSLVTPAYERDGKPIGIKIASDWLYVYPRGIRDLLLYTKEKYNNPLIYITENGINEYNEPTLSLEESLIDTFRIDYHYRHLFYLQSAIRNGANVKGYYVWSLFDNFEWSSGYTSRFGMIFVDYKNGLKRYQKLSAQWFKNFLKKERRLYSSSK; from the exons ATGGCATTCAAGGGCTATTTCCTTCTCGGCCTCGTTACTCTTGTTCTTGTTAAATCTTCCAAAGTTACATGCGAAGAAGAATCAGTTAATACAGTTTCACCCATTATTGACATTTCACTCAATCGGAAGAGTTTCCCAGAAGGGTTCATATTTGGGGCGGGATCTTCCTCGTACCAGTTCGAAGGGGCAGCAAAGGAAGGTGGTAGAGGACCAAGTGTATGGGATACCTTCACCCATAATTATCCAGGAAAGATCATGGATAGAAGCAACGGAGACATGGCAATTGACTCATATCACAACTACAAGAAAGATGTTGGGATGATGAAGGATATGAATTTAGATTCATATAGATTTTCCATATCTTGGTCAAGAATTCTCCCAA AAGGAAAGCTAAGTGGAGGTATCAATCAAGAAGGAATCAACTATTACAACAACCTTATCAATGAGCTACTAGCTAATG GTATACAACCACTTGTAACTCTCTTTCATTGGGATCTTCCTCAAGCTTTAGAAGATGAGTATGGTGGCTTTTTAAGTCCGCGCATAGT GAAAGATTTTCGAGACTATGCAGAACTTTGCTTCAGGGAATTTGGCGATAGGGTGAAGTATTGGGTTACATTGAATGAGCCATGGAGTTACAGCCAAAATGGCTATGCAAATGGGCGAATGGCACCTGGCCGTTGTTCTGCATGGATGAATCTGAATTGCACTGGTGGTGATTCTTCAACGGAGCCTTACTTGGTTACACATCACCAACTTCTTGCTCATGCAGCTGCTGTTCGTGTGTACAAGACCAAGTACCAG GCATCTCAAAATGGTGTGATAGGCATAACCTTGGTAGCTAATTGGTTTTTGCCGCTCAGAGATACCAAATCTGATCAAAAGGCTACAGAAAGAGCAATTGACTTCATGTATGGATG gtTTATGGATCCATTAACATCTGGAGACTATCCCAACAGCATGCGATCACTTGTGAGGACAAGATTACCAAAGTTTACTGCAGAGCAATCCAAACTACTTATTGGTTCATTTGATTTTATTGGCCTAAACTATTACTCTACAACATATGCCTCTGACGCACCTGATCTAAGCGAAGCCCGTCCTAGCTACTTAACAGATTCTCTTGTCACTCCTGCAT ATGAACGTGATGGGAAACCTATTGGAATAAAG ATTGCTTCTGATTGGTTATATGTTTATCCAAGAGGAATTCGTGACCTTTTATTATATACCAAAGAAAAGTACAATAATCCTTTGATTTACATCACTGAAAATG GTATAAATGAGTATAATGAACCAACATTATCACTTGAGGAATCTCTTATAGATACCTTTAGAATTGATTATCATTACCGTcatctcttttatcttcaatccgCAATTAG GAATGGCGCAAATGTGAAGGGATATTATGTATGGTCTTTGTTCGACAATTTTGAATGGTCTTCAGGTTATACATCACGTTTTGGGATGATCTTCGTGGATTacaaaaatggtttgaagagatacCAAAAGCTTTCAGCGCAATGGTTCAAGAATTTtctcaagaaagaaagaagacttTATAGCTCTagtaaataa
- the LOC114374287 gene encoding cyanogenic beta-glucosidase-like, which translates to MAFKGYFLIGLIAIVVVTSKVTCELEAETVSPIIDISLNRNSFPEGFIFGAGSSSYQFEGAAMEGGREPSVWDTFTHNYPAKIKDRSNGDVAIDSYHHYKEDVGMMKDMNLDSYRFSISWSRILPKGKLSGGINQEGINYYNNLINELLANGIQPLVTLFHWDLPQALEDEYGGFLSPLIVKDFRDYAEICFKEFGDRVKYWVTLNEPWSYSQHGYANGGMAPGRCSAWLNSNCTGGDSATEPYLVTHHQLLAHAAVVRVYKTKYQVSQKGSIGITLVANWFIPLRDTKSDQKAAERAIDFMYGWFMDPLTTGDYPKSMRSLVRTRLPKFTTEQSKLLIGSFDFIGLNYYSTTYASDAPQLSNARPNYITDSLVSPAFERDGKPIGIKIASEWIYVYPRGIRDLLLYTKEKYNNPLIYITENGINEYDEPTQSLEESLMDIYRIDYHYRHLFYLLSAIRNGSNVKGYYVWSLFDNFEWSSGFTSRFGMIYVDYKNDLKRYKKFSALWFENFLKKETKLYGSSK; encoded by the exons ATGGCATTTAAAGGCTATTTCCTTATCGGCCTCATTGCTATTGTTGTTGTCACTTCCAAAGTTACATGCGAATTAGAAGCAGAAACAGTTTCACCTATTATTGACATTTCACTCAATCGGAACAGTTTCCCTGAAGGCTTCATCTTTGGGGCAGGATCTTCCTCGTACCAGTTCGAAGGTGCAGCAATGGAAGGTGGTAGAGAACCAAGTGTATGGGATACCTTCACCCATAATTATCCAGCTAAGATCAAGGATAGAAGCAACGGAGACGTGGCAATTGACTCATATCACCACTACAAGGAAGATGTTGGCATGATGAAGGATATGAATTTGGATTCATATAGATTTTCCATTTCTTGGTCAAGGATTCTCCCAA AAGGAAAGCTAAGTGGAGGTATAAATCAAGAAGGAATCAACTATTACAACAACCTTATCAATGAGCTACTAGCTAATg GTATACAACCACTCGTCACTCTTTTTCATTGGGATCTTCCTCAAGCATTAGAAGACGAGTACGGCGGCTTCTTAAGTCCACTTATAGT GAAAGATTTTCGGGACTATGCGGAAATTTGCTTCAAGGAATTTGGTGATAGGGTGAAGTATTGGGTTACTTTGAACGAGCCATGGAGTTACAGTCAGCATGGTTATGCAAATGGAGGAATGGCACCAGGTCGTTGTTCTGCTTGGTTAAATTCAAATTGCACTGGAGGTGATTCTGCAACAGAGCCTTATTTGGTTACACATCACCAACTTCTTGCTCATGCAGCAGTTGTTCGTGTGTACAAGACCAAGTATCAG GTGTCTCAAAAGGGTTCAATAGGCATAACTTTGGTAGCTAATTGGTTTATACCGCTCAGAGATACCAAATCTGATCAAAAGGCTGCTGAAAGAGCAATTGACTTCATGTATGGATG GTTTATGGATCCATTAACAACCGGAGACTATCCAAAAAGCATGCGATCTCTTGTGAGAACAAGATTGCCAAAGTTTACTACAGAGCAATCCAAACTACTTATTGGTTCATTTGATTTTATTGGCCTAAATTATTACTCTACAACATATGCCTCTGATGCACCTCAGCTAAGCAATGCTAGACCTAATTACATAACAGATTCTCTTGTCAGTCCAGCAT TTGAACGCGATGGAAAACCTATCGGTATAAAG ATTGCTTCTGAATGGATATATGTTTATCCTAGAGGAATTCGTGACCTTTTATTATATACCAAGGAAAAGTACAATAATCCTTTGATTTACATCACTGAAAATG GTATAAATGAGTATGATGAACCAACACAATCACTTGAGGAATCTCTTATGGATATTTATAGAATTGATTATCATTATCGtcatcttttttatcttctatctgCTATTAG GAATGGCTCAAATGTAAAGGGATATTATGTATGGTCTTTGTTCGACAATTTTGAATGGTCTTCCGGTTTTACATCAAGATTTGGAATGATTTATGTAGATTACAAAAATGATTTGAAGAGATACAAGAAATTCTCTGCATTATGGTTTGAGAATTTTCTGAAGAAAGAAACCAAACTATATGGTTCTAGCAAATAG